The following are encoded together in the Raineyella sp. LH-20 genome:
- a CDS encoding glycosyltransferase family 4 protein: MSDDHIARERIAVALFGPAIAPSEPVVRGTFAPERPGVLLVASDWERKGGADALAAFTELRKAIPGATLTVVGDAVPRLPEGVVGLRRVDRTRMAEAYASHDVLLELARSNAAGVTLTDVAGFGLPAVATDIGGVSSVVRNDTSGVLLAPGPHLAERAASAITRICTTPGLWHHLVQGSLDHAREVLNWDHWADVTLSVLGECAAEYSGDKDDRDRQVIGCGVGSPDVQVETFFEKALLLISRHVPRGGR, encoded by the coding sequence ATGAGCGACGACCACATCGCTCGTGAGCGGATCGCTGTCGCGCTGTTCGGCCCTGCGATCGCTCCGTCTGAACCGGTGGTCCGGGGCACGTTCGCCCCAGAGCGGCCGGGTGTCCTCCTCGTCGCCAGCGATTGGGAGCGTAAGGGAGGGGCGGACGCACTGGCGGCGTTCACCGAACTGCGGAAGGCGATTCCCGGTGCCACACTCACCGTGGTGGGCGACGCTGTTCCGCGTCTGCCGGAGGGGGTTGTCGGCCTTCGTCGGGTCGACCGGACCCGGATGGCCGAGGCGTACGCCTCGCACGATGTGCTGCTGGAACTCGCTCGCAGCAATGCCGCCGGCGTGACTCTCACCGACGTCGCCGGATTCGGTTTACCCGCGGTGGCAACGGACATAGGAGGCGTGAGCAGTGTCGTCAGGAACGACACCTCAGGAGTGCTCCTCGCTCCGGGCCCCCATCTGGCGGAGCGGGCGGCGTCCGCCATCACTCGCATCTGCACGACGCCGGGCCTCTGGCACCACCTCGTGCAGGGATCTCTCGATCATGCGCGCGAAGTACTCAATTGGGATCACTGGGCTGACGTGACGCTCTCGGTGCTGGGTGAGTGTGCGGCTGAGTATTCTGGTGACAAGGACGACCGCGACAGGCAGGTCATCGGCTGCGGGGTAGGGTCCCCTGATGTCCAAGTCGAGACTTTCTTTGAGAAGGCCTTACTGCTGATTTCCCGACATGTTCCCCGGGGTGGCCGCTAG
- a CDS encoding ATP-binding protein encodes MSSGEIDEALALPPAQVAQRLLAIREGQWFERKSGRISPRDLAVPVVALANAEGGTVVVGLSDGDVDGVPAARVNEFRQVAFDFTAPVVRMHAAEVVDPGSGKTLLLLSVEPGEVVHETSKGECYLRVGDESRRLTFAQRRELEFDRGHAPYDGTSAGVAVADLNAEAAEAYRKALGSASPELMLRARNLLTRDGQVNVAGYLLFGAHPQDLFPSAYVRVLRYTGLDRGTGSSLTLADEGDLRCEGSIPEQIDAASRAMEAWVPRRRALAESGRFEGVPIVPRDAWLEGLVNAVVHRSYSIAGDCIRAEIFPNRIEITSPGRFPGLADPTQPLSISRHARNPRIARVCADLGITQESGEGIRRIFAEMRRRGLTDPLYTQTAAAVRLTLSSADALPAGVRAKLPKRALEVLDALRVADRPLGTGQVAELLGLTRPTVIRHLRALRDAGVVLWVGESAKDPHATWKLTG; translated from the coding sequence ATGTCGTCAGGGGAGATCGACGAGGCGCTGGCTCTTCCGCCGGCGCAGGTAGCGCAGCGACTGCTGGCGATCCGGGAAGGGCAGTGGTTCGAACGCAAGTCCGGAAGGATCAGTCCGCGTGACCTCGCGGTCCCAGTGGTTGCGCTGGCGAACGCAGAAGGCGGGACCGTCGTGGTCGGCCTCAGTGACGGTGATGTTGATGGTGTGCCGGCAGCCAGAGTCAATGAGTTTCGCCAGGTGGCTTTCGACTTCACGGCTCCGGTCGTGCGGATGCATGCCGCCGAGGTCGTGGACCCGGGGTCGGGAAAGACGCTGCTTCTCCTGTCGGTCGAGCCGGGCGAAGTGGTGCATGAAACCTCGAAGGGCGAGTGCTATCTGCGTGTCGGTGACGAATCGAGGCGCCTGACCTTCGCGCAGCGGCGGGAACTCGAGTTCGATCGAGGGCACGCGCCCTATGACGGGACGTCGGCGGGGGTTGCTGTCGCCGACCTCAATGCGGAGGCTGCAGAGGCATACCGGAAGGCGCTCGGGTCGGCCAGCCCCGAACTCATGCTGCGGGCGCGGAACCTCCTCACCCGCGATGGACAGGTCAATGTGGCGGGCTATCTGCTCTTCGGGGCTCATCCGCAGGACCTCTTTCCCAGCGCGTACGTGCGGGTGTTGAGGTACACCGGCCTGGATCGGGGCACCGGCAGTTCGCTGACGTTGGCCGACGAAGGGGACCTTCGCTGCGAAGGCTCGATCCCCGAACAGATCGACGCGGCGTCGCGCGCGATGGAAGCGTGGGTGCCACGGCGTCGGGCGCTCGCCGAGTCCGGACGCTTCGAAGGGGTGCCGATCGTCCCGCGCGACGCCTGGCTGGAGGGATTGGTCAACGCCGTCGTCCACCGCTCGTACAGCATTGCCGGCGACTGCATCCGGGCGGAGATATTTCCCAACCGGATCGAGATCACCAGTCCCGGTCGGTTTCCCGGCCTGGCGGACCCGACCCAGCCGCTGTCCATCAGCCGCCACGCACGCAATCCGCGGATCGCGCGGGTGTGCGCCGACCTCGGCATCACGCAAGAATCGGGTGAGGGGATCCGGCGGATCTTCGCGGAGATGCGTCGCCGCGGCTTGACCGACCCTCTCTACACCCAGACCGCCGCCGCGGTGCGACTGACGCTGTCGTCCGCCGACGCGCTGCCTGCTGGCGTTCGGGCGAAGCTGCCGAAGCGGGCCCTGGAGGTCCTGGATGCCCTCCGCGTCGCTGACCGCCCGCTCGGCACCGGCCAGGTCGCCGAGCTGCTGGGGCTGACGCGTCCGACCGTCATCAGGCATCTGCGCGCACTGCGGGACGCGGGGGTGGTGCTGTGGGTCGGTGAGTCTGCGAAGGATCCGCACGCCACCTGGAAGCTCACCGGATGA
- a CDS encoding acyltransferase produces the protein MRTSLGEALSSHDNALNFVRLCLASAVIVSHTIPVAGYGAGWYDRLEGWGGWAVNGFFIASGYLIAGSRLRTGPVTYLWRRALRILPGFWVNLALTAFLFAPLSTLLTGNTYSPLDGFRYLAADWALRMNVWNVGTTLADVPYPNVWNGSLWTLWYEFGAYLVAGVLLTIPLARKHGAVVFGTLTFATVVGLPLAIGPLDVTTNLYLNGLRLAAFFCTGMFLFFVRDHIPTHWWVGATALGTVALLSAFGLAPAWGQLPYGVLLLWLGARLPVRWGARNDLSYGVYIYAFPVQQFLAIVAGDRLPFVVTCLLALALTIPLAAASWIWVEKPVMRFKKVRFPRPSATRIETLE, from the coding sequence GTGAGGACAAGCCTTGGGGAGGCACTCAGCTCCCACGACAATGCGCTCAACTTCGTGCGCCTGTGCCTGGCCTCGGCGGTCATCGTCAGCCACACCATCCCCGTCGCCGGGTACGGTGCCGGCTGGTACGACCGCCTGGAAGGCTGGGGAGGATGGGCGGTGAACGGCTTCTTCATCGCCTCGGGCTACCTCATCGCCGGAAGTCGACTGCGCACCGGACCGGTCACCTATCTGTGGCGACGGGCACTCCGCATCCTGCCAGGCTTTTGGGTGAACCTCGCCCTCACGGCCTTTCTGTTCGCGCCTTTGTCGACCTTGCTGACCGGGAACACATACTCCCCGTTGGACGGCTTCAGATACCTCGCCGCCGACTGGGCACTCCGGATGAACGTCTGGAACGTCGGCACCACCTTGGCGGACGTCCCGTATCCGAACGTCTGGAACGGATCACTCTGGACCCTCTGGTACGAGTTCGGGGCCTACCTCGTGGCGGGTGTGCTGCTGACGATTCCGTTGGCCCGGAAGCACGGTGCGGTCGTCTTCGGAACACTGACCTTCGCCACGGTGGTCGGACTCCCGTTGGCGATCGGGCCACTCGATGTCACCACGAACCTCTATCTGAACGGGCTTCGCCTGGCAGCTTTCTTCTGCACAGGGATGTTCCTGTTCTTCGTACGTGACCACATCCCGACGCATTGGTGGGTCGGAGCCACTGCACTGGGCACGGTCGCACTGCTGAGCGCGTTCGGACTCGCGCCAGCTTGGGGGCAACTCCCCTACGGCGTATTGCTTCTGTGGCTGGGTGCCCGACTGCCGGTCAGGTGGGGCGCGCGGAACGACCTCTCCTACGGCGTCTACATCTACGCCTTTCCCGTTCAGCAGTTCCTGGCGATCGTTGCGGGTGATCGTCTCCCATTCGTCGTGACCTGCCTGTTGGCGCTAGCCCTGACGATCCCGTTGGCAGCCGCCTCGTGGATCTGGGTCGAGAAGCCGGTGATGAGATTCAAAAAGGTCCGATTTCCCCGACCGTCAGCCACAAGGATTGAGACACTTGAATGA